Genomic segment of Pseudomonadota bacterium:
CCGATCTCGGTGCGGGTCGGGTAATACTCGGGCAGCTCAGTGATGCGATCGAACAGCACCGACCCGGCTTTGTCGTAAAAATACTTGGGCGGCAGGGTTTTTTGTGCGCGCAACAACCCTTCAATAATTTCGGCTTCAATATCGCCTTCAGAGGGGTGGTTGTCGAGCAGCTTAACGCTTGCACGGGTGGCAACTTCGTTCATGAAAATCCTTTTGAGAGAAGAGTGTTGTTATTGTGATTAGAGGTCTTTGGCCAGACGCACACCGGTAAACTGCCAGCGCGAGTCGGGATAGAAAAAGTTTCGATAGGTTGGGCGCAGGTGTGACACGGGCGACACGCATGAGCCGCCGCGCAGCACATGCTGGCTGCACATAAACTTGCCGTTGTATTCGCCAAGCGAACCGGCAAGGGGCTTGAAGCCCGGATACGGGCCGTAGGACGAGCCGGTCCACTCCCACACATCGCCGAACACTTGGCGCAGCGATCCGTCACTCGCTTGTGGCGCCACCGGATGCAAAAACCCCGATTCGTAAAAGTTGCCGTCAACAGCCTGATCGGCGGCGACACACTCAAGCTCGGTCTCGGTGGGCAAACGTGCGTCGGCCCAGCGAGCAAACGCATCCGCCTCGTACAAACTCAGGTGCACAACCGGCGCGTTGGGGTCGAGCTCGCGCACACCGCTAAGTGTGAACTCACTTTGATTATCCGGCTGCCAGTAAATGGGTCGCTGCCAACCCCGCTCTTGGATAACGCTCCACGCTTCAGATAGCCAAAGCTCGGCGGTCGAATAGCCGCCATCGTCGATAAATGCCTGGTATTCGCTGTTGTTGACCAGCCGATCCGCGAGGGCATGCGCGTGCACCAGCACCTTGTGGCGCGGCGTCTCATTATCAAACGCAAAACCGTCGCCCTCAAAGCCGTTGGCGCACTCGCGCTCGTCGATCGTCACAAAGTTCATCGGTGTACTCACCGAGTCGGGCACCGCCAGTTGCTTGTAGGCGGGCAGCATGGGGTTTTGGGCCAGCGCATGTTTAATGTCGGTGAGAATCAACTCCTGATGTTGCTGCTCATGATGCATCCCGAGCGTGAGCAAAAAGCGCTGAGCGTCGGTGAGTGTGGTCACATCGAGCCAATCGAGCATGCGCTCGTCGATGATCGCGCGGTAATCCTGAATCTCGGCCACCGTCGGGCGCGACAGCAAGCCGCGATGCGGCCGAGTATGCATGGGGCCGACAGTGTTGTAGTAGGAATTAAATAGATAAAAGAACTGCTCATTGACCGGCACATAGCCTGGACAATGGTCGGCCAGAATAAAGCGTTCGAAAAACCACGTGGTGTGGGCCAGATGCCACTTGGTCGGGCTCGCGTCTGGCATCGACTGAATCACCTGATCCTCCACGCATAGGGGCGCAGCAAGCTCGGCGGTGCGGCGACGCACGTCGAGAAAATCAAGATGCGCCGCCTCGTGAGCGGCCTTGAGTTGTGGCTGGTTCATTACAACGGCACTACCGATCGAATCAGAATGACAAATGGGTGAGAGTGACGGGCCTGGAGTCAGCGAGGCGCCAGTCGCCAGAGTAGCCAGCCCGGACCCGTTCTGTCAAAGCACTATCACCTCGGACCGGAAAAAATCCCGAAAAATTACAGAAAGTTAGGCAAAAACCGCCATTAGGCTAGCTAAGTCCTTGACTACCAGCACCGAGACCGCTTTAATACGCGGCTCGCGAGCAAGATTCATGGCGTTCTCCACGCCCGCTCGCCGCCACAATTCAAATGGCCAGGTAGCTCAGTCGGTAGAGCAGCGGATTGAAAATCCGCGTGTCGGTGGTTCGATTCCGCCCCTGGCCACCATCCTTTCAAAAACTTACGCAGTTCGAGCCCGTAGACGCATACATGGTCGCTAACGACCGCCTGTTTCATCAGTGTCTGATGACTTTCCATCGCTAGTAAATAGATCTCCCTTGAGAATTTTGCAAACGACCTGATCTCGAACCAAAATTCATCGATCATGCCGACACGAAAGGGTCACCTGAAACTCTCGCCTCTAGAACGAATAAGATTCCTTCCGTATGGTTAATTCTGTGCCCAAAATGGCTTCCAGACACGACTCGCTATGTCTCATAAATGCGTCTGGACCACAAAGAAAAATCTCACGCT
This window contains:
- a CDS encoding L-histidine N(alpha)-methyltransferase — protein: MNEVATRASVKLLDNHPSEGDIEAEIIEGLLRAQKTLPPKYFYDKAGSVLFDRITELPEYYPTRTEIG
- the egtB gene encoding ergothioneine biosynthesis protein EgtB gives rise to the protein MNQPQLKAAHEAAHLDFLDVRRRTAELAAPLCVEDQVIQSMPDASPTKWHLAHTTWFFERFILADHCPGYVPVNEQFFYLFNSYYNTVGPMHTRPHRGLLSRPTVAEIQDYRAIIDERMLDWLDVTTLTDAQRFLLTLGMHHEQQHQELILTDIKHALAQNPMLPAYKQLAVPDSVSTPMNFVTIDERECANGFEGDGFAFDNETPRHKVLVHAHALADRLVNNSEYQAFIDDGGYSTAELWLSEAWSVIQERGWQRPIYWQPDNQSEFTLSGVRELDPNAPVVHLSLYEADAFARWADARLPTETELECVAADQAVDGNFYESGFLHPVAPQASDGSLRQVFGDVWEWTGSSYGPYPGFKPLAGSLGEYNGKFMCSQHVLRGGSCVSPVSHLRPTYRNFFYPDSRWQFTGVRLAKDL